In uncultured Tolumonas sp., one DNA window encodes the following:
- a CDS encoding acyltransferase, whose protein sequence is MRDDKVDVLRFIGLAMIILAHVNPPSIIFQLRNFDVPLMVLVSGMSFGLSYKNNTPYVGYIFRRIKRLILPVWFFLTLYFSVNFIVNPTSSEINFRTIITSYTLISGIGYVWIIRVFLMVAIASPLIFSFNKIIHNDRNYFAILMVIFLAYEIVRYFLLPYIQDGIGKIIGLIIPYIIPYAIIFSIGLRMLNMNIIKLIILSGLSLMLFIFIGVWLLLLNGEFTPTQMFKYPPSIYYFSYALFVSATLFIFSQNLSDVFKKMKINKQISFVANNSMWIYLWHIPLIKMIHLNYAYKYIVVFLISILIVFLQLFILNKIIFPYIKNSRMKKNIKNLLMG, encoded by the coding sequence ATGAGGGATGATAAAGTTGATGTATTGAGGTTTATTGGTTTAGCTATGATTATATTAGCTCATGTCAATCCTCCTAGTATTATATTTCAACTTCGAAACTTCGATGTTCCTTTAATGGTATTAGTTTCAGGTATGTCATTTGGTTTGAGCTATAAGAATAATACTCCGTATGTAGGATATATCTTTCGGCGAATAAAGAGACTTATTCTTCCTGTTTGGTTTTTCTTGACACTATATTTTAGTGTTAATTTTATTGTCAACCCAACAAGCTCAGAAATAAATTTTAGAACTATTATCACCTCTTACACATTAATTAGTGGTATAGGGTACGTTTGGATAATTAGAGTTTTCCTAATGGTTGCAATTGCATCGCCATTAATTTTTTCTTTTAATAAGATAATACATAATGATAGAAATTATTTCGCTATACTGATGGTTATATTTTTGGCTTATGAGATTGTACGTTACTTTTTGTTGCCATATATCCAGGATGGTATTGGTAAAATAATCGGGCTCATTATTCCATATATAATTCCATACGCGATTATTTTTTCAATTGGCTTGCGCATGCTTAATATGAATATAATTAAACTTATTATTCTCAGTGGTCTATCCTTGATGCTATTCATTTTCATCGGTGTGTGGTTGTTGTTGTTGAATGGAGAATTCACTCCAACTCAAATGTTTAAATATCCACCATCTATTTATTATTTTTCGTATGCATTGTTTGTGTCAGCTACTCTTTTTATTTTTAGTCAAAATCTTTCTGATGTATTTAAAAAGATGAAAATAAATAAACAAATTTCATTTGTGGCAAATAATTCCATGTGGATATATTTGTGGCACATACCATTGATTAAAATGATTCATTTAAATTATGCATATAAATACATTGTCGTGTTTTTAATTTCCATTTTAATTGTTTTTTTGCAATTATTTATCCTAAATAAAATAATATTCCCGTATATTAAAAATAGTCGAATGAAAAAAAATATTAAGAATTTGTTAATGGGCTAA
- a CDS encoding ISAs1 family transposase, with translation MNGLSLLDQISIIHDYRQSWKTSYTLADILFLTITAIIGGAEGWEEIADFGEDHLDWLRLYGDFENGCPSHHTIARVMGMISGKQLQTLFCQWMKNCHTLTAGSVVAIDGKSLRATYDKSKRDNVIHMVSAFSAQNSMVLGQVKTATKSNEITAVPELLQLLELKGCLVTLDAMGCQHKIAQEIIKKKADYLLAVKGNQGKLADAFDKWYSPAMWMGELYDSYSTQEKGHGREETRFCIVSHDLTPLGDLAYDWPELTTIGIVGVNRQESVAPVRAESIVLRYYISSAKLTAKELLEATRAHWSIENQLHWRLDVGMREDECQIVRGEAGANLAVCRHIAMNLLTAGKTFKAGIKRKQKRAGRNNEYLSQILTGCGSS, from the coding sequence ATGAACGGACTCAGCCTTTTGGATCAAATATCTATTATTCATGACTACCGTCAATCTTGGAAAACCAGTTATACCCTGGCTGATATTCTTTTTCTGACTATCACTGCCATTATTGGTGGTGCTGAGGGCTGGGAAGAAATTGCCGATTTCGGTGAAGATCATCTGGATTGGTTACGTTTATACGGTGATTTTGAAAATGGCTGTCCTTCCCATCACACCATTGCACGTGTCATGGGGATGATTTCAGGAAAACAGCTACAGACGCTATTTTGTCAGTGGATGAAAAATTGTCATACCCTCACGGCTGGTTCTGTTGTTGCCATTGATGGTAAATCGCTACGCGCCACTTATGATAAATCCAAACGTGATAACGTGATCCACATGGTCAGTGCGTTCAGTGCTCAGAATAGTATGGTCTTAGGGCAAGTAAAAACAGCCACTAAATCCAATGAGATCACTGCTGTTCCTGAACTACTGCAACTGCTTGAATTAAAAGGTTGTTTAGTGACACTAGACGCCATGGGATGTCAGCATAAAATTGCACAGGAAATCATTAAAAAGAAAGCGGACTATTTACTGGCGGTGAAAGGAAATCAGGGAAAACTGGCTGATGCGTTTGATAAGTGGTATTCCCCTGCGATGTGGATGGGAGAATTGTACGACAGTTACAGTACGCAGGAAAAAGGGCATGGTCGGGAAGAAACCCGTTTCTGCATTGTCAGCCATGATTTAACGCCCTTAGGTGATCTGGCCTATGACTGGCCAGAATTGACCACCATAGGCATCGTCGGCGTTAACCGACAGGAGAGCGTTGCGCCTGTACGTGCAGAATCAATTGTCCTTCGCTATTACATCAGCTCCGCAAAGTTAACCGCCAAAGAATTATTAGAGGCCACCCGAGCGCATTGGTCGATCGAGAACCAATTACACTGGCGTTTAGATGTCGGAATGCGGGAAGATGAATGCCAAATTGTTCGGGGTGAAGCGGGTGCAAATCTCGCCGTATGTCGACACATAGCCATGAACTTACTGACAGCGGGCAAAACATTTAAAGCGGGTATTAAACGGAAACAAAAACGAGCGGGTCGGAATAATGAGTACCTCTCGCAAATCCTTACGGGCTGCGGGTCTTCATGA
- a CDS encoding glycosyltransferase family 4 protein: MAPSEYVVESYSGDINKDRFIINEYGVLGHTYDDDQKRNIERKMNFVYVGRVCLEKGIMRLIDLAERIKNNKLIEINIVGPIDQNVMTIIKSLKLKNIHFHGAKPKKDIKTYLKAADCMIMPSLSDAYCIAVIEALSVGVPVIVSSRTGCKDIVVKNDLGFVFDVDDVEQLESTVLAYQELPLVEINHYKERIRSYFKSESDNSYLDRLISIYNKL, from the coding sequence ATGGCGCCATCAGAGTATGTTGTTGAGTCATATAGTGGTGATATAAATAAAGATAGATTCATAATTAATGAGTATGGTGTTTTAGGTCATACGTATGATGATGATCAAAAACGTAATATTGAAAGAAAGATGAATTTTGTTTATGTCGGTCGCGTTTGTTTGGAGAAAGGAATAATGCGACTAATTGATTTGGCGGAAAGAATAAAAAATAACAAATTGATAGAGATTAATATTGTAGGCCCTATTGATCAGAATGTCATGACTATAATTAAATCTCTTAAATTAAAAAATATACATTTTCATGGCGCCAAACCAAAAAAAGATATTAAAACATATCTAAAAGCAGCCGATTGCATGATCATGCCTAGTTTGTCTGATGCATACTGTATAGCTGTAATTGAAGCCTTATCAGTAGGGGTTCCGGTCATAGTATCTAGCAGGACTGGATGCAAAGATATTGTAGTTAAAAATGATCTTGGATTTGTGTTTGATGTTGATGATGTAGAACAATTAGAATCTACTGTTTTGGCATATCAAGAATTACCTTTAGTTGAAATAAATCATTATAAGGAGCGGATCAGAAGTTATTTCAAATCAGAATCTGACAATTCATATCTAGACAGATTGATATCAATTTACAATAAATTGTAA
- a CDS encoding acyltransferase, with product MNKEHNKKHHIYFNEIDGIKALSILGVVLVHSGFESRLSHEAIQLINVLRFFFGWCVVGFFFTSGYLNEKNNVTTAVLSDFIKKKIYRLIIPCFVFSITYKLILVFISSFSDFSWSMALPKNIGDFIFFLVKPVGPQFYFMAYLFFVSVIYSCIRAFFSVNYVLWILLLAIPFIYRCYFIPEYIYGQSFTLIPIYTVSYVIGAYFRDLKNTNVILFFCFYFIFLGFIYASNVFMTISIPFFLFFIFTKWKNLSVFVNKSKLGKYSSAIYVWHAPIVLPFMSIISVRLIGNGRTAILLTLILTIILCILIKKIVIRSPYLSLWHF from the coding sequence ATGAATAAAGAGCATAATAAAAAACACCATATATATTTTAATGAAATCGATGGAATCAAGGCTCTATCTATTTTAGGTGTTGTATTGGTGCATAGTGGGTTTGAGAGCCGACTAAGTCATGAAGCAATACAGCTAATTAATGTATTAAGATTTTTTTTTGGCTGGTGTGTAGTTGGTTTCTTTTTTACATCTGGATATCTTAATGAAAAAAACAATGTCACAACAGCAGTGCTGAGTGATTTTATTAAGAAAAAAATTTATAGATTAATTATTCCTTGTTTTGTTTTTAGTATTACATATAAATTAATTCTTGTGTTTATTTCTAGTTTTAGTGATTTTTCTTGGTCTATGGCGTTACCGAAAAATATCGGTGATTTTATATTTTTTTTAGTAAAACCAGTCGGTCCACAGTTTTATTTTATGGCCTATTTGTTTTTTGTGAGTGTAATTTATAGCTGCATAAGAGCTTTCTTTTCTGTTAATTATGTTTTGTGGATTTTGTTGTTGGCTATTCCTTTTATTTACCGTTGTTATTTTATTCCAGAATATATTTATGGTCAAAGTTTTACTCTGATACCTATATACACGGTTTCGTATGTAATTGGTGCTTATTTTCGAGATTTAAAGAATACTAATGTTATATTGTTTTTTTGTTTTTATTTTATTTTTTTGGGTTTCATCTATGCGTCAAATGTATTTATGACTATATCTATCCCATTTTTTTTGTTTTTTATTTTCACTAAATGGAAAAATCTTTCTGTTTTTGTAAATAAGTCAAAGTTAGGTAAATACTCATCTGCTATCTATGTTTGGCATGCGCCAATAGTTTTGCCATTTATGAGTATAATTAGTGTTAGGTTAATTGGTAATGGGCGAACAGCAATTTTATTAACACTTATTTTGACGATTATATTATGTATTTTAATAAAGAAAATTGTAATAAGGTCTCCATATTTGAGTCTTTGGCATTTTTAA
- a CDS encoding ISAs1 family transposase, producing the protein MNGLSLLDQISIIHDYRQSWKTSYTLADILFLTITAIIGGAEGWEEIADFGEDHLDWLRLYGDFENGCPSHHTIARVMGMISGKQLQTLFCQWMKNCHTLTAGSVVAIDGKSLRATYDKFKRDNVIHMVSAFSAQNSMVLGQVKTATKSNEITAVPELLQLLELKGCLVTLDAMGCQHKIAQEIIKKKADYLLAVKGNQGKLADAFDNWYSPAMWMGKLYDSYSTQEKGHGREETRFCIVSHDLTPLGDLAYDWPELTTIGIVGVNRQESVAPVRAESIVLRYYISSAKLTAKELLEATRAHWSIENQLHWRLDVGMREDECQIVRGEAGANLAVCRHIAMNLLTADKTFKAGIKRKQKRAGRNNEYLSQILTGCGSS; encoded by the coding sequence ATGAACGGACTCAGCCTTTTGGATCAAATATCTATTATTCATGACTACCGTCAATCTTGGAAAACCAGTTATACCCTGGCTGATATTCTTTTTCTGACTATCACTGCCATTATTGGTGGTGCTGAGGGCTGGGAAGAAATTGCCGATTTCGGTGAAGATCATCTGGATTGGTTACGTTTATACGGTGATTTTGAAAATGGCTGTCCTTCTCATCACACCATTGCACGTGTCATGGGGATGATTTCAGGAAAACAGCTACAGACGCTATTTTGTCAGTGGATGAAAAATTGTCATACCCTCACGGCGGGTTCCGTTGTTGCCATTGATGGTAAATCGCTACGCGCCACTTATGATAAATTCAAACGTGATAACGTGATCCACATGGTCAGTGCGTTCAGTGCTCAGAATAGTATGGTCTTAGGGCAAGTAAAAACAGCCACTAAATCCAATGAGATCACTGCTGTTCCTGAACTACTGCAACTGCTTGAATTAAAAGGTTGTTTAGTGACACTAGACGCCATGGGATGTCAGCATAAAATTGCACAGGAAATCATTAAAAAGAAAGCGGACTATTTACTGGCAGTGAAAGGAAATCAGGGAAAACTGGCTGATGCGTTTGATAACTGGTATTCCCCTGCGATGTGGATGGGAAAATTGTACGACAGTTACAGTACGCAGGAAAAAGGGCATGGTCGGGAAGAAACTCGTTTCTGCATTGTGAGCCATGATTTAACGCCCTTAGGTGATCTGGCCTATGACTGGCCAGAATTGACCACCATAGGTATCGTCGGCGTTAACCGACAGGAGAGCGTTGCGCCTGTACGCGCAGAATCAATTGTCCTTCGCTATTACATCAGCTCCGCAAAGTTAACCGCCAAAGAATTATTAGAGGCCACCCGAGCGCATTGGTCGATCGAGAACCAATTACACTGGCGTTTAGATGTCGGAATGCGGGAAGATGAATGCCAAATTGTTCGGGGTGAAGCGGGTGCAAATCTCGCCGTATGTCGACACATAGCCATGAACTTACTGACAGCGGACAAAACATTCAAAGCGGGTATTAAACGGAAACAAAAACGAGCGGGTCGGAATAATGAGTACCTCTCGCAAATCCTTACGGGCTGCGGGTCTTCATGA
- a CDS encoding acyltransferase family protein codes for MNNNIDVGVSNFINFSRWVCAFIVVLGHVRGLLFVDYSSVFEKNLFVRTFYFMSSLGHEAVLVFFVLSGYLVGGVTFNKWGRDRPKFLVYFIDRLTRIYVVLIPALLFGFALDSIGTYYFNFDNIYTSPDIYSFPSVQSSILDKLDIKVFLCNIFMIDKFGLLGSNGPLWSLHFEWWYYSFFGLICFFYFKKSFCSLFFALMILFFMPLKMLSLIFVWFLGFYSYLFMRKVRLNKAFFLFGIVFFFISMLIPKLSILSGYELFFLKNGIFSDFFVAVAYSLMLVSARGGNNVNKLNFSLASFSYTTYLFHFPFLFFFVSYTYSIKGVVSKFQPNLVGFSVFFILLSMIYLYSYICYFLFERNTIRIRNYLYGRAKA; via the coding sequence ATGAACAATAATATAGATGTTGGTGTTTCAAATTTTATAAATTTCTCTAGATGGGTTTGTGCTTTTATTGTCGTTCTTGGTCATGTGCGCGGACTTCTATTTGTTGATTATAGTTCTGTTTTTGAAAAAAATTTATTTGTACGAACTTTTTATTTTATGTCAAGCTTAGGTCATGAAGCTGTTCTGGTTTTTTTTGTTTTAAGTGGTTATTTAGTTGGCGGAGTAACGTTTAATAAGTGGGGTAGAGATAGACCTAAATTTTTAGTATATTTCATTGATCGGCTTACTAGGATTTATGTTGTTTTAATTCCAGCATTGCTCTTTGGCTTTGCTTTAGATAGTATAGGTACTTATTATTTTAATTTTGATAATATTTATACTTCTCCTGATATTTATTCCTTTCCTTCGGTTCAATCATCTATTCTAGATAAATTAGATATTAAAGTTTTTTTGTGTAATATATTTATGATTGACAAATTTGGATTGTTAGGGAGTAACGGACCATTGTGGAGTTTGCATTTTGAATGGTGGTATTACTCTTTTTTTGGCTTGATTTGTTTTTTTTATTTTAAAAAATCATTTTGTAGTTTGTTCTTTGCGTTGATGATTCTATTTTTCATGCCATTAAAAATGTTAAGTTTGATTTTTGTATGGTTTTTAGGCTTTTATTCGTATCTTTTTATGAGGAAAGTTAGATTAAATAAGGCATTTTTTTTATTTGGGATAGTGTTTTTTTTCATTTCAATGCTTATTCCAAAATTATCTATTTTAAGTGGTTATGAACTATTTTTTTTGAAAAATGGGATTTTTTCTGATTTTTTTGTGGCTGTTGCTTATTCCTTAATGCTAGTTTCCGCTAGAGGAGGGAATAATGTGAATAAGTTAAATTTTTCACTGGCATCATTTTCCTATACAACATATTTGTTTCATTTCCCATTTTTGTTTTTCTTTGTTTCTTATACATACTCAATTAAAGGTGTAGTTAGTAAATTTCAACCAAACTTAGTCGGATTTAGTGTTTTTTTTATTTTATTAAGTATGATTTATTTGTATTCGTATATTTGTTATTTTTTGTTTGAGCGCAATACAATTAGAATAAGAAACTACCTGTATGGCAGGGCAAAAGCATGA